The Equus asinus isolate D_3611 breed Donkey chromosome 15, EquAss-T2T_v2, whole genome shotgun sequence genome includes a window with the following:
- the ENTPD6 gene encoding ectonucleoside triphosphate diphosphohydrolase 6 isoform X20 yields MNGTDEGVSAWITINFLTGSLETPGRSSVGMLDLGGGSTQITFLPRVEGTLHTSPPGHLTSLQMFNRTYKLYSYSYLGLGLMSARLAILGGVEGTPAADGKELVSPCLSPSFKGEWEHAEITYRISGQKAAVNLHELCASRVSEILRNQVHRVAEVKDVDFYAFSYYYDLAANVGLIDAEKGGSLTVGDFEIAAKYVCRTVETQPQSSPFLCMDLTYVSLLLREFGFPGNKVLKLTRKIDNVETSWALGAAFHYIDSLNSRKSRAS; encoded by the exons ATGAACGGAACAGACGAAG GTGTTTCAGCCTGGATTACCATCAACTTCCTGACAG GCAGTTTGGAGACCCCGGGAAGGAGCAGTGTGGGCATGCTGGATCTGGGCGGAGGGTCCACTCAGATCACCTTCCTTCCCAGAGTCGAG GGCACCCTTCATACCTCCCCCCCTGGCCACCTGACCTCGCTCCAGATGTTTAACAGGACCTACAAGCTCTATTCCTACAG CTACCTGGGGCTTGGATTGATGTCTGCACGGCTGGCGATTCTGGGCGGCGTGGAGGGGACGCCTG CTGCGGATGGAAAGGAGTTGGTCAGCCCTTGCCTGTCTCCCAGTTTCAAAGGAGAGTGGGAACATGCTGAAATAACATACAGAATCTCAGGACAGAAGGCAG CAGTGAACCTCCACGAGCTGTGCGCCAGCAGAGTGTCGGAAATCCTTCGGAATCAAGTGCACAGAGTGGCAGAAGTGAAGGACGTGGATTTCTATGCTTTTTCCTACTATTATGACCTTGCAGCAAATGTTGGCCTCATAG ATGCTGAGAAGGGAGGCAGCCTCACCGTTGGAGACTTTGAGATAGCAGCCAAGTATG TGTGCCGCACGGTGGAGACCCAGCCACAGAGCAGCCCCTTCCTGTGCATGGACCTCACCTACGTCAGCTTGCTGCTCCGAGAATTCGGCTTCCCGGGAAACAAGGTCCTGAAG CTGACTCGGAAAATCGACAATGTTGAGACCAGCTGGGCGCTGGGGGCCGCTTTTCATTACATCGACTCCCTGAACAGCCGGAAGAGTCGGGCCTCCTAG
- the ENTPD6 gene encoding ectonucleoside triphosphate diphosphohydrolase 6 isoform X18 → MNGTDEGVSAWITINFLTGSLETPGRSSVGMLDLGGGSTQITFLPRVEGTLHTSPPGHLTSLQMFNRTYKLYSYSYLGLGLMSARLAILGGVEGTPAADGKELVSPCLSPSFKGEWEHAEITYRISGQKAVNLHELCASRVSEILRNQVHRVAEVKDVDFYAFSYYYDLAANVGLIDAEKGGSLTVGDFEIAAKYVCRTVETQPQSSPFLCMDLTYVSLLLREFGFPGNKVLKLTRKIDNVETSWALGAAFHYIDSLNSRKSRAS, encoded by the exons ATGAACGGAACAGACGAAG GTGTTTCAGCCTGGATTACCATCAACTTCCTGACAG GCAGTTTGGAGACCCCGGGAAGGAGCAGTGTGGGCATGCTGGATCTGGGCGGAGGGTCCACTCAGATCACCTTCCTTCCCAGAGTCGAG GGCACCCTTCATACCTCCCCCCCTGGCCACCTGACCTCGCTCCAGATGTTTAACAGGACCTACAAGCTCTATTCCTACAG CTACCTGGGGCTTGGATTGATGTCTGCACGGCTGGCGATTCTGGGCGGCGTGGAGGGGACGCCTG CTGCGGATGGAAAGGAGTTGGTCAGCCCTTGCCTGTCTCCCAGTTTCAAAGGAGAGTGGGAACATGCTGAAATAACATACAGAATCTCAGGACAGAAGGCAG TGAACCTCCACGAGCTGTGCGCCAGCAGAGTGTCGGAAATCCTTCGGAATCAAGTGCACAGAGTGGCAGAAGTGAAGGACGTGGATTTCTATGCTTTTTCCTACTATTATGACCTTGCAGCAAATGTTGGCCTCATAG ATGCTGAGAAGGGAGGCAGCCTCACCGTTGGAGACTTTGAGATAGCAGCCAAGTATG TGTGCCGCACGGTGGAGACCCAGCCACAGAGCAGCCCCTTCCTGTGCATGGACCTCACCTACGTCAGCTTGCTGCTCCGAGAATTCGGCTTCCCGGGAAACAAGGTCCTGAAG CTGACTCGGAAAATCGACAATGTTGAGACCAGCTGGGCGCTGGGGGCCGCTTTTCATTACATCGACTCCCTGAACAGCCGGAAGAGTCGGGCCTCCTAG
- the ENTPD6 gene encoding ectonucleoside triphosphate diphosphohydrolase 6 isoform X19: MRKIPSNGNLKMTKVAYPLGLLVSLFIYVAYIKWHWASATQAFFSITEVATGARRGQQARTALGTAARGHEVFYGIMFDAGSTGTRVHVFQFTRQPRGTPTLTHETFKALKPGLSAYADDVEKSTPGIQELLDVAKQDIPFDFWKATPLVLKATAGLRLLPGEKAQKLLEKVKEVFKASPFLVGDDCVSIMNGTDEGVSAWITINFLTGSLETPGRSSVGMLDLGGGSTQITFLPRVEGTLHTSPPGHLTSLQMFNRTYKLYSYSYLGLGLMSARLAILGGVEGTPAADGKELVSPCLSPSFKGEWEHAEITYRISGQKAVNLHELCASRVSEILRNQVHRVAEVKDVDFYAFSYYYDLAANVGLIDAEKGGSLTVGDFEIAAKYVCRTVETQPQSSPFLCMDLTYVSLLLREFGFPGNKVLKLTRKIDNVETSWALGAAFHYIDSLNSRKSRAS; encoded by the exons atgagaaaaataccaAGTAATGGCAACCTGAAGATGACGAAGGTGGCGTACCCCCTGGGACTGCTTGTGAGCCTGTTCATCTATGTTGCCTACATCAAGTGGCACTGGGCCTCCGCCACTCAGGCCTTCTTCAGCATCACCGAGGTGGCCACGGGGGCCCGGAGGGGCCAGCAGGCCCGCACTGCCCTGGGAACGGCTGCACGTGGTCACGAGGTCTTCTACGGCATCATGTTTGACGCAGGAAGCACTGGCACCCGAGTGCACGTCTTCCAGTTCACCAGGCAGCCCAGAG GAACTCCCACCTTGACCCATGAAACCTTCAAAGCACTGAAGCCTGGTCTTTCTGCTTATGCTGATGATGTTGAAAAG AGCACTCCGGGGATTCAGGAATTGCTGGATGTTGCTAAACAAGACATTCCTTTTGACTTCTGGAAGGCCACACCATTGGTCCTCAAGGCCACAGCTGGTTTACGCCTGTTACCAGGAGAAAAGGCTCAGAAGTTATTGGAAAAG GTGAAAGAGGTGTTTAAGGCGTCGCCTTTCCTTGTGGGGGATGACTGTGTGTCCATCATGAACGGAACAGACGAAG GTGTTTCAGCCTGGATTACCATCAACTTCCTGACAG GCAGTTTGGAGACCCCGGGAAGGAGCAGTGTGGGCATGCTGGATCTGGGCGGAGGGTCCACTCAGATCACCTTCCTTCCCAGAGTCGAG GGCACCCTTCATACCTCCCCCCCTGGCCACCTGACCTCGCTCCAGATGTTTAACAGGACCTACAAGCTCTATTCCTACAG CTACCTGGGGCTTGGATTGATGTCTGCACGGCTGGCGATTCTGGGCGGCGTGGAGGGGACGCCTG CTGCGGATGGAAAGGAGTTGGTCAGCCCTTGCCTGTCTCCCAGTTTCAAAGGAGAGTGGGAACATGCTGAAATAACATACAGAATCTCAGGACAGAAGGCAG TGAACCTCCACGAGCTGTGCGCCAGCAGAGTGTCGGAAATCCTTCGGAATCAAGTGCACAGAGTGGCAGAAGTGAAGGACGTGGATTTCTATGCTTTTTCCTACTATTATGACCTTGCAGCAAATGTTGGCCTCATAG ATGCTGAGAAGGGAGGCAGCCTCACCGTTGGAGACTTTGAGATAGCAGCCAAGTATG TGTGCCGCACGGTGGAGACCCAGCCACAGAGCAGCCCCTTCCTGTGCATGGACCTCACCTACGTCAGCTTGCTGCTCCGAGAATTCGGCTTCCCGGGAAACAAGGTCCTGAAG CTGACTCGGAAAATCGACAATGTTGAGACCAGCTGGGCGCTGGGGGCCGCTTTTCATTACATCGACTCCCTGAACAGCCGGAAGAGTCGGGCCTCCTAG
- the ENTPD6 gene encoding ectonucleoside triphosphate diphosphohydrolase 6 isoform X17, translating to MSDYTWASCTPSRDFSLAREPRSLLCFPASPLFPPAAVAQSSAHKEMRKIPSNGNLKMTKVAYPLGLLVSLFIYVAYIKWHWASATQAFFSITEVATGARRGQQARTALGTAARGHEVFYGIMFDAGSTGTRVHVFQFTRQPRGTPTLTHETFKALKPGLSAYADDVEKSTPGIQELLDVAKQDIPFDFWKATPLVLKATAGLRLLPGEKAQKLLEKVKEVFKASPFLVGDDCVSIMNGTDEGVSAWITINFLTGSLETPGRSSVGMLDLGGGSTQITFLPRVEGTLHTSPPGHLTSLQMFNRTYKLYSYRPGDVLDMERRTAPRASHGSQPLTRPSLHSYLGLGLMSARLAILGGVEGTPAADGKELVSPCLSPSFKGEWEHAEITYRISGQKAAVNLHELCASRVSEILRNQVHRVAEVKDVDFYAFSYYYDLAANVGLIDAEKGGSLTVGDFEIAAKYGEWQLHCPVCRTVETQPQSSPFLCMDLTYVSLLLREFGFPGNKVLKLTRKIDNVETSWALGAAFHYIDSLNSRKSRAS from the exons AGCAGGGATTTCTCACTTGCCCGGGAACCTCGAAGCCTACTGTgttttcctgcctctcctctgttTCCGCCAGCAGCCGTGGCACAGTCCTCAGCacacaaagaaatgagaaaaataccaAGTAATGGCAACCTGAAGATGACGAAGGTGGCGTACCCCCTGGGACTGCTTGTGAGCCTGTTCATCTATGTTGCCTACATCAAGTGGCACTGGGCCTCCGCCACTCAGGCCTTCTTCAGCATCACCGAGGTGGCCACGGGGGCCCGGAGGGGCCAGCAGGCCCGCACTGCCCTGGGAACGGCTGCACGTGGTCACGAGGTCTTCTACGGCATCATGTTTGACGCAGGAAGCACTGGCACCCGAGTGCACGTCTTCCAGTTCACCAGGCAGCCCAGAG GAACTCCCACCTTGACCCATGAAACCTTCAAAGCACTGAAGCCTGGTCTTTCTGCTTATGCTGATGATGTTGAAAAG AGCACTCCGGGGATTCAGGAATTGCTGGATGTTGCTAAACAAGACATTCCTTTTGACTTCTGGAAGGCCACACCATTGGTCCTCAAGGCCACAGCTGGTTTACGCCTGTTACCAGGAGAAAAGGCTCAGAAGTTATTGGAAAAG GTGAAAGAGGTGTTTAAGGCGTCGCCTTTCCTTGTGGGGGATGACTGTGTGTCCATCATGAACGGAACAGACGAAG GTGTTTCAGCCTGGATTACCATCAACTTCCTGACAG GCAGTTTGGAGACCCCGGGAAGGAGCAGTGTGGGCATGCTGGATCTGGGCGGAGGGTCCACTCAGATCACCTTCCTTCCCAGAGTCGAG GGCACCCTTCATACCTCCCCCCCTGGCCACCTGACCTCGCTCCAGATGTTTAACAGGACCTACAAGCTCTATTCCTACAG ACCAGGCGATGTACTGGACATGGAGAGGAGGACAGCGCCCAGGGCTTCCCATGGCAGCCAGCCCCTCACCCGGCCTTCTCTCCACAGCTACCTGGGGCTTGGATTGATGTCTGCACGGCTGGCGATTCTGGGCGGCGTGGAGGGGACGCCTG CTGCGGATGGAAAGGAGTTGGTCAGCCCTTGCCTGTCTCCCAGTTTCAAAGGAGAGTGGGAACATGCTGAAATAACATACAGAATCTCAGGACAGAAGGCAG CAGTGAACCTCCACGAGCTGTGCGCCAGCAGAGTGTCGGAAATCCTTCGGAATCAAGTGCACAGAGTGGCAGAAGTGAAGGACGTGGATTTCTATGCTTTTTCCTACTATTATGACCTTGCAGCAAATGTTGGCCTCATAG ATGCTGAGAAGGGAGGCAGCCTCACCGTTGGAGACTTTGAGATAGCAGCCAAGTATGGTGAGTGGCAGCTGCACTGCC CAGTGTGCCGCACGGTGGAGACCCAGCCACAGAGCAGCCCCTTCCTGTGCATGGACCTCACCTACGTCAGCTTGCTGCTCCGAGAATTCGGCTTCCCGGGAAACAAGGTCCTGAAG CTGACTCGGAAAATCGACAATGTTGAGACCAGCTGGGCGCTGGGGGCCGCTTTTCATTACATCGACTCCCTGAACAGCCGGAAGAGTCGGGCCTCCTAG